The proteins below are encoded in one region of Puniceicoccaceae bacterium:
- a CDS encoding DoxX family protein produces the protein MTSKSAYLFLRISMGIFMACHGLMKLLSGPSFLQQLGSMPPFVPDIPALHTALGVVATAIELVGGILVALGIQQRLACLLIVTVMLSAFSYHLQQVTGFTSLMQNTWPLEIACVFGALAFLKKS, from the coding sequence ATGACTTCAAAATCCGCTTACCTGTTCCTTCGCATCAGCATGGGCATTTTCATGGCCTGCCATGGTCTCATGAAACTGCTCAGTGGCCCATCCTTCCTGCAGCAACTCGGTTCGATGCCGCCGTTTGTGCCCGATATTCCCGCGTTGCACACAGCACTCGGCGTCGTCGCCACCGCCATCGAACTGGTCGGAGGCATTCTGGTGGCCCTGGGCATCCAGCAAAGGCTCGCCTGCCTGTTGATTGTAACGGTCATGCTCTCCGCATTTTCGTATCATCTGCAACAGGTCACTGGCTTTACTTCACTGATGCAAAACACCTGGCCTCTCGAAATCGCGTGCGTCTTTGGTGCACTTGCGTTTCTGAAGAAGAGCTGA
- a CDS encoding pyridoxal phosphate-dependent aminotransferase, which yields MNELTLSPWALNVSPSPTLAVDSLAKAMKAEGRDVCGFGSGEPDFDTPEFIKQACVDALAAGKTKYTPAPGIPELRKELADKYVREYGLNGVKMGNVIVSPGGKFSCYLAILALAGPGDEVIIPAPYWVSYPEMVKLAGATPVEVFAGGEQDFKITPAQLESVITSKSRVVILNSPSNPTGTVYSEAEIRALYEVAAKHNLWILSDEIYEYLLYEGARHFSVASINEDAFNRTVIASGFSKSYSMTGWRLGTLVAPDKVAKAIADLQSQTSSNPTTFAQYGALAALQKPAEARAAIDVMLTAFDRRRRFLHGELSSIEGIRCPKALGAFYLFPDVSDFGLSANEFATRLLKEKEVAVVPGEGFGAPGYIRLSYATSDEVIEKGVERIREFCSQLRS from the coding sequence GTGAACGAACTAACCTTGTCTCCCTGGGCCCTGAATGTGTCTCCATCCCCAACACTTGCTGTGGATTCGCTTGCAAAAGCGATGAAGGCTGAAGGGCGGGATGTCTGCGGATTTGGATCGGGAGAACCCGATTTTGACACCCCTGAATTCATCAAGCAGGCCTGCGTGGATGCGCTGGCAGCGGGCAAGACCAAATACACGCCTGCCCCTGGGATTCCGGAGCTGCGCAAGGAGCTGGCGGACAAGTATGTTCGCGAATACGGTCTCAATGGGGTGAAGATGGGCAACGTGATTGTGAGTCCAGGTGGAAAGTTCAGTTGTTACCTGGCCATCCTCGCGCTGGCGGGTCCGGGCGATGAGGTCATCATCCCGGCACCGTACTGGGTCAGTTACCCTGAGATGGTCAAACTCGCTGGTGCCACACCGGTTGAAGTGTTTGCAGGCGGGGAACAGGATTTCAAGATCACGCCTGCACAATTGGAGAGTGTGATCACTTCGAAATCCCGCGTGGTCATTTTGAATTCTCCCTCCAATCCAACGGGAACCGTGTATTCCGAGGCCGAAATTCGTGCGCTCTACGAAGTCGCGGCGAAGCACAATCTGTGGATTCTGTCCGATGAGATTTACGAGTATCTTCTCTATGAAGGTGCGCGGCATTTCTCTGTTGCATCCATTAATGAGGATGCTTTCAACCGCACCGTGATTGCGTCGGGCTTCAGCAAGAGCTATTCGATGACAGGTTGGCGTCTGGGAACCCTTGTGGCACCGGATAAGGTGGCAAAGGCAATTGCAGACCTGCAGAGTCAGACGAGTTCGAATCCCACCACCTTCGCCCAGTATGGTGCATTGGCAGCCCTGCAAAAGCCCGCTGAAGCACGTGCGGCCATTGATGTGATGCTGACCGCATTTGACCGTCGTCGACGTTTTCTGCATGGGGAGCTTTCGTCGATTGAAGGCATTCGATGCCCGAAGGCGTTGGGTGCGTTTTACCTGTTTCCGGATGTATCGGATTTTGGATTGAGTGCCAATGAATTTGCGACACGTCTGCTCAAGGAAAAGGAAGTGGCAGTTGTGCCGGGCGAGGGCTTTGGCGCACCTGGCTACATTCGCCTGAGTTATGCCACTTCAGATGAGGTAATCGAAAAAGGCGTCGAGCGCATCAGGGAATTCTGTTCGCAGCTTCGATCCTGA
- a CDS encoding TIGR00730 family Rossman fold protein, translating to MPIQSICVYCGSSAGKSSGLKSSAFDFGALLAKHGIRLIYGGGAVGLMGAVADGALSAGGTVVGVIPKALMDKELGHPKLHELHVVSTMHERKLKMAELADAFVSLPGGIGTLEELFETFTWKQLSFHEKPCSILNVDGFYDGLLQFLQHTVQAGYLKQDHLDDLIVESQPDRLIERLQTARHRRLDKWM from the coding sequence ATGCCTATTCAATCGATTTGTGTCTACTGCGGCTCAAGTGCCGGAAAATCATCCGGCTTGAAATCCAGCGCCTTTGATTTTGGAGCACTTCTCGCCAAGCACGGCATCCGCCTCATCTACGGCGGCGGTGCCGTCGGTCTGATGGGAGCCGTCGCAGACGGGGCGCTCAGTGCGGGAGGAACTGTCGTAGGCGTCATCCCCAAGGCACTGATGGACAAAGAGTTGGGACACCCAAAGCTCCATGAACTGCACGTCGTATCGACCATGCACGAACGCAAGCTCAAGATGGCAGAACTCGCAGACGCTTTTGTCTCACTTCCCGGTGGCATTGGCACACTCGAAGAACTCTTCGAAACCTTCACCTGGAAACAACTTTCCTTTCACGAAAAGCCCTGCTCCATCCTCAACGTCGATGGTTTCTATGATGGGCTGCTGCAATTTTTACAGCACACCGTTCAGGCAGGCTATCTGAAACAAGATCACCTCGATGATCTCATCGTCGAGAGTCAACCTGATCGACTCATCGAACGCCTGCAAACGGCGCGTCATCGGCGCCTGGACAAGTGGATGTGA